A region of the Cardiocondyla obscurior isolate alpha-2009 linkage group LG03, Cobs3.1, whole genome shotgun sequence genome:
TACATGTACGTCAATATGGCCTGGAATCTGCCTCGTTGTCCGTAGAAGTAGCGTGTATGTatgtttgataaatatatatatatatatatatatattaatatttaatatgtatatataataataattattatgtattattattatatatcataCCTTATATTATTGTGTACGTATTCTTCCCACAGATCAGCAAGATATAacacgtatgtatgtacattaattataaatcgtCAATGCTTGCGCGCACGCTTTCGTAATACGAATCGTTGTCTCTCGTATACGAACGCGAAATCTTATAATTGACTATAATCGTCGAAATATTTCGATTTAagctttatataataatatatcaagTGAAAATTAACaccttttaaaattacaatatcgCAACTCTTCTTCAAGCCACTCTccgaggaaattaaatttaaaaaaattatttcacacaCTGATCATAAATATGTTACAGCATATATTTACAAGGATTGGAAATCGATATTTAGGTTCttttgtacataattattgacattattattttttacgcggAACAAGTATTTTTCGTTGAATTAAACGTTGCTTGTCAAGACCACAATTAAGATTCTTATGTTAATATAAGCGCATTACACGCAGAACATATAACAATAGTTATAAACCATTTGTCGTATTACATGCTTGCACTGCGTATTATTTACAAACGCCAACCACTTGTGTAGCTTTTTATGTTAACATAGTCTCGGATAAAAATCctcaaaatttaatacacacataaatacaaatatatatatatatatatatatatatatatatatatatatatatatatatatatgtatgtaaatatatacTCATACACGCACACAAATGCTATCTTCTACAGAGCACAAATCTCATCGAACACGATGTCATTTGTcgttaagattaaaaataaaatgcaacaaGATACTCTTTGGAATCCGACATAGCAGTTTTATGACCGAGTATAACAACGAAAATGTTTAACGGCAACAAGAAGTACTTTACTGTGAGCATTAAAGTCGTTAATTTGCGGGTACGCTTGTTGCAAGTtggaatgtaatttaatttttatatctcacGCACTgtgtattattttctacaatGTTTTCTAcgatactattttttttattttattttatttttttttagcatacTTTACGTTTATATATGCACACGTCCGCGACCTGAATAGTTATTGATCTTTGGTAAAATCGGTTTTCATCGTTCGTAATCTACCCTATAAATTtctaagataaaaatttcacttATTAATCGTTCGTTTCTATCTGTTCTATATAGATCGAGTTTCAAGTGACGCCCATATAACACTGCCTTACATTCGTCTTGTACGTCACAATATCAGATAGGAAGACAAGAGACTGTATAAATTCATattctgtaatatttaaaaaaatttatttaattcataattaacgGGGTATTCAAGTTTCGTTGAATTCTTATCACGTCGGACGCACTTCGCTGTTGCTCTTAGAATATCGAGTAGGATAAAATGTCACACATATTAACTTACGGTAAATCCTTTTAAAATATCGCACAAGCGTTTCATCATCACTCAATCGTTCAATCGTGAAAGATAATCTTTTCGTGACTTGACTTAGGAAACAACATCAATTGCACTTCGAGTTTGACGtttaagtatacatatatattcgtGCAAAAAATTTACTCGTGGTAtccatataataaatatatatatatatatatatatatatatatatatgttgaATAATTACCACTTCGATGTTCAAGAACATAAAAcgcttctaaaaaaaagatccCTTCGTCACTGATTCTGTTTTGTACTCGAGACAAAGGCAGATCTCGGATAATTTTCTCGCAATATACCTTTTTCTCATTAGATTCAATTAtcgttcgatattttttataaaaatacaatgaTATATcttgtttataaatatcttttgctAATAAGGTTGAGCAGTCAACGAATAAGGCTTTACGTTTTCTTTCACCGGCGTGATGACTGTTATGCTtcgcaaacattttttttacctttcaGCAGGAACACATCCATGTTGTCTTTACCCTTAACGTACACCTGTCCGCGCGGCTCGAATTCGTATCCTTCAGATAAGGCATCTAAGCAATTGCTAGCCATTTGTATCCTTCCAGCAACTCCGGTGGAATCCATACGCGATGCTATATTAACTGCGTCACCCCAGATATCGTAATAAAGTTTGGTAGCGCCAATTACGCCAGCTGTAACATCACCATAATTAAAACCGATTCGCAATATTAGCTTGAAACCCAGTAGATCCCGATTAAAATCGTATATCACTTTGTGCATTGTCAAGGCAAATTCCACCAGTTGAAACAGATGTGTGTATTCATGTTCACTTTGCTGTCTGACTTGTGGATTTAAACCACTCGCAGCCATGAATGTACTGccaattgttttaattttttcaacatttgCGTATTCCGATCTTTCCAATAATTCGTCAAAGTCACCTATAAGTTCATTGAGCACGCGCAAGTACTCTTTACCACCTAAATATGATTCGTCGTACAGCTCATTGAAATTAACGATACTGGCGAAAATAATGCCCACGGACTTATGATTCTGCGAATATTTGGCGGTGGTTTTCAGCTGATCGGCCACATACTTAGGTATGATGTTGTGTAACAACCAGTCTGCCTGATTCTTCATTGATTGCACGCGCGTCTTATCGCGAGCCGCTACCGCATTACCGTGGAAGCACAATCGATAACTAATCTCAAATTCTCGATTCAGGAACCAGACTAGTAACAGTAGCAGTACCACATCCAAATATATCTCCGAGTTGTACAATCTCTCATTATACTTAGTATAAGATAGTCCACGAGTTGTAGATAATTCTTCTCGTTCTTCTATAGATTTcacgacagacgacggtgttCTCGTCGAAGCAGCGGCGGTGAGATTTTTTGCACCGTTTAAAAAACTTACATCATTCAGTTCGCTTGCAAACGATTTGATAAAATTCGAATTCAGCGCACCTAACTGCGAGTCGTTGATACGAttgttattacttttattactaATGAGATTCTCCTGATAATATGGCGATATATGACTAACCACAAGACATATGAATAGTATGCCGGTGAGGGTGACCAGCAGATTTTTCATCCAACAGTTGAGCTGcgtaaaattgcaaaagtgGACTAGTCCGACAAAGATCAAGTAGCTGTAGTAGTATTCAAAATTGTTGAGATTTCGAAAACTATTGCACGTGAAATTCAGTAAAATAGAAATGATCGGTAAACCGACTAAGATCGCACCGCAGATGTGCCACGGATACCATCGGGAGAAAACTTTAAAGATCTTTTGAGTAAACGTCGCGTGAGCGGCGTTCGGATAAAGTATCTGACGAATGCAAAGCAACACCGCGATTACCTGAGCGGTGGTGGCGAGCACGGAAAATATCGTGTAATAAATCGTTGGTTTGCATAAAAGAAACAACGAGATTACATTAGCCGTGTAAACCAGAGCAGATATCAAAATGTCAAAGTACGTGTTAAATCTCGAAGTAGCCAAAGTAGGCGGATTATCACCTATTCCCTCGCTAACTTTGTGTGCGTTTTCTCGGTACTCTTTCTCCATTTCCTTGTTTTTGAAGAAAAGAGTAACGCTTGATAGTGGCGGCTTGACAAAATATGAACGCTGGGAGCTCACGTTGTCTTGAACACAccttcaaaaaaataatttttttttttttttttttttctatcgcaatctatttaatttctatcgcAACTTATAAAACactctaaaaattaaattgtcttACCTAATTAATTGGAGATCAGATTGCTTTCGTAATTTATGAAAGCACGCGCCGAACGTGTCAGTTACCATTGGAGGAAATGGATAAGGAGGCACCGATGACGAAGGTTCATGAGTGGAGTTTAATGTTGAACTAGAAGTATAATAGCCACTAACTCTATGTCCCAATAGATCTCCTTGAGTCATGccattcattaaaaataactgtaaagtcataaaaaaaaaaaaatacgataaaataatttattcagcaCTAAGATattcttgaaaatatatttaatttattaaaatgtacctGCTGTTGTATACTACTTCGTCTGCTGTTGCTCTTGATACCGGAATCTTTTCTACTGCAAATGGAAGAAGCATTACTAATTGGCTCTTGACCAGATAATAAAGGACTAGAAGGTACAGGATTCGGGTCCATTTCAACGCCATTGTTTAGAGGGACCTACGAAGTAATTTATAGCAATGATCAATTATAAAGccactattaaaaaaaagaacaatgaGCTACTAACCCGTTTAAATCCATTGCATTCTTCGTATGTCTGAATATCGGCTTTTGCTCGTTCCATAGCGATATTCCTTCCCTCTTCGATTTCTAAAGGTGTCATTTCTTCGGTTGTTCGTTGTCTCTGTAAATATCTCCGTGGTTTATTCCTCACTTTCTTCTTGCCGTAACTAGCGGTAGACGTTGGACTCTTATTCGAATCCTCTTTCTCATCCATATCGCCATCGTTTTCGGAATCCAAAATACTGGGCAAGGAATTAGCCTTCACTCTATAATTGCTTGCGTTCGTGATCATATGGAGATAATGATATCGTGGTTTCGCCTGATTGTTGCACGATGCTAAACGATTCCGCGATTGCATCAATGGTGAAATACTTTTGGGTGACGTGACGTTTGTTATAAATTGATTCATAAAATCCGACTTACGAGCTCTAATAAAGTAAGTTTTTACGcctgaaacaataaaaattcacacgtgtaatatacaatttagattatgattattatttctctcttactttcttgcatttattttacttaccaTTGACTATATCTCCATTCTCCGTAATGTATTGATCGCCCAAAAATCTCAAAGTATTCTCACTCAAATGTACACGACCGGGCTTTCCCGTGCTCTCCAATTTATTCGCCAAAGTTACGTCATTTGACCAAACGTCAAATTTAAATCTCTTAGTGCCCACAATTCCGCAGAGTACGGTACCTGTGTGCACGCCCACCCTCATGTTCACACCTTCCCGTCGTTCGATGTCGAATTGCTTGATAGCTTCGATCATGgctattaaaatacaatttataatattattattattattatatatataaatattttattaatatataatatataataaattattatatattatatatatatataaattatataatatgtataataatatattatttacctAGCCCCATTTCTATGCAACATTTTGCATGATCAGATCTTGGTTCTGGACATCCGCTTACACAGTAATAGCAGTCTCCTAATGTAGAAATTTTTTCGCAACCATGATGTTCACACAAATCGTCGAAACGTTCAAATAAATCGTTTAGGATGCCCACTAATTCCTCCGCAGTCTTGTTTGAACTCATCCTAGTAAATCCAACAATGTCAGCAAATAAAATACTGACATCTTCCATCGAGAGCATATTAAATGGGCGAAACAACGAACGAATGTCACTATTATTAGATGGTATCGAgcctttttttaaagaatcttctcgctctctttcaCGCTCGCTTTCCTCCATGAGCCAATCTGCAACTTTTGGTGGCATAACAGAGTGTatcattttctcttttaattgtttttctacTTCCAACTGTCGACGGACCAGCAAGGATTGACCGACTTTCATAAACGTACCACGCATTCTCACGAAAGTCATTATCAAAATATGCATGCCTATTAAATGAATACAAATTTGCATCAAGATCCTTATTGTGAGATTCGTGGAGAAGTCGATATCATCGGCAAATATGTTATTGTTAGCATAATAATCTACAGGCGATGAATTTACGGTGGAATTAATAGCGGTTACCATGGCTGGGACACTAGAATTTAATCTCGTTAAAACATTCACGTCGTTTAAGGTACCGTATAATCGTTGAGCCACCGTTTCTGAGTATCTCGATCCCACATTCATTGTGTCTCTGCTTTCACGTAATCTTGATAACGTTTCTGTATTAATTGCTGTAGTAAAATCACTAATATTACGTATCACATTCTGTAGACCAGCAACAATTAAAGGATTCTTTAGAGATGCATGCCTAAGTACCAACGTTCTGTCTCCTTCTGCTgtcatattattaattcctGAAGTATTTTGTACAGTTCGTTCGGTTGTGTAAAATCTCGGTCGTACGTCCTTTGAGCCATACAAATAGGCAGTCAGGAACTCAAACATGAATGAGTACAAGGTGGATATTCCCACGCAAGCATAGAGTGGCATCGGCAGCACTgtataaataactaataagATTTCGGAACACAGGGCAAAGTGCCCAACCAAAGTCAGCCCATCTATGTCAGGTGGCACCAAGGCAAGGAAGAGTAAGGACAAAAAACAGAGCATTGACGCAACTCCCAGAGAAGTCGGTACTACGTAGGATTTGTAGTAATCTGTATGCGTTAAATAAAGAACAGCAGAAACAATAATGCCGACGATACCAAAAACACCCGCTATTGCCGCCCACGTCAATGTCTCATTTTCTACTCCAATTATCACAAAATACATCAACCACGATAAGGACACTAGCAAGATATACGTAAGAGCGTACCTGCAAACAAAACAATTATCAGGCATTTTTCTCACAATTCCTTTTAACTGTAATCGACAAAAAAGAACTAATAATTGGCCCAATAATCAATTGCCAATTATATAcattcatatattatttacggtAATGATATcctcatataaattatatgttaataCGAACCGAAATCTTAATCTAATTTGAGGGAAGGCACTTCTCCTATACTGTTCTTCGAGAATTTCTGAATCAAATCTAGGATTCCACCAGGAACGTGGTGCTGCCCGTTCAAAGGGCACGGGTAAGCTGATACCACAGCATCCTAATCCCTGGCCACTGTGCGCCAGATATGTTTGTATATATGGTGCCAGAGATATGTGAATCTCATCCTCGGCATCTTCACTATCGTCTTTCGCCCGAGTAAAGCTGACGGATGAGTCACgctttcgatttaattgagAAGTCATATTGacaatctaaaatattaaacaattaattaattataacaataaattaattattactaaaagtataggcgcagcgcaGCGCACCACCATGCCTCTAATACGCGAGACAAAGTATtcaataacattaaaataaatgactcaatgttttgtaaataaattctttatgcgttacaaaattaattgattaaattaatcgcaTAAATCGATATATTTTGTTCTATACATCaagtgcaaataaaatatacaagtttgtacattaaaaaacaaGATTGCTACATTCATATCCAATTATCCTATTGAGTAACATCTATAAATATTATGCAACTTGAACTATTGACATATGTGTTATCATTCTGTTGCAATTACAATAAGCAACTGCTACTAATAATACCACATATGCTATTTAATGCTTTTTAATGAATGCTACAAACGAAGACTCATTAT
Encoded here:
- the Ac13e gene encoding adenylate cyclase type 9 → MTSQLNRKRDSSVSFTRAKDDSEDAEDEIHISLAPYIQTYLAHSGQGLGCCGISLPVPFERAAPRSWWNPRFDSEILEEQYRRSAFPQIRLRFRYALTYILLVSLSWLMYFVIIGVENETLTWAAIAGVFGIVGIIVSAVLYLTHTDYYKSYVVPTSLGVASMLCFLSLLFLALVPPDIDGLTLVGHFALCSEILLVIYTVLPMPLYACVGISTLYSFMFEFLTAYLYGSKDVRPRFYTTERTVQNTSGINNMTAEGDRTLVLRHASLKNPLIVAGLQNVIRNISDFTTAINTETLSRLRESRDTMNVGSRYSETVAQRLYGTLNDVNVLTRLNSSVPAMVTAINSTVNSSPVDYYANNNIFADDIDFSTNLTIRILMQICIHLIGMHILIMTFVRMRGTFMKVGQSLLVRRQLEVEKQLKEKMIHSVMPPKVADWLMEESEREREREDSLKKGSIPSNNSDIRSLFRPFNMLSMEDVSILFADIVGFTRMSSNKTAEELVGILNDLFERFDDLCEHHGCEKISTLGDCYYCVSGCPEPRSDHAKCCIEMGLAMIEAIKQFDIERREGVNMRVGVHTGTVLCGIVGTKRFKFDVWSNDVTLANKLESTGKPGRVHLSENTLRFLGDQYITENGDIVNGVKTYFIRARKSDFMNQFITNVTSPKSISPLMQSRNRLASCNNQAKPRYHYLHMITNASNYRVKANSLPSILDSENDGDMDEKEDSNKSPTSTASYGKKKVRNKPRRYLQRQRTTEEMTPLEIEEGRNIAMERAKADIQTYEECNGFKRVPLNNGVEMDPNPVPSSPLLSGQEPISNASSICSRKDSGIKSNSRRSSIQQQLFLMNGMTQGDLLGHRVSGYYTSSSTLNSTHEPSSSVPPYPFPPMVTDTFGACFHKLRKQSDLQLIRCVQDNVSSQRSYFVKPPLSSVTLFFKNKEMEKEYRENAHKVSEGIGDNPPTLATSRFNTYFDILISALVYTANVISLFLLCKPTIYYTIFSVLATTAQVIAVLLCIRQILYPNAAHATFTQKIFKVFSRWYPWHICGAILVGLPIISILLNFTCNSFRNLNNFEYYYSYLIFVGLVHFCNFTQLNCWMKNLLVTLTGILFICLVVSHISPYYQENLISNKSNNNRINDSQLGALNSNFIKSFASELNDVSFLNGAKNLTAAASTRTPSSVVKSIEEREELSTTRGLSYTKYNERLYNSEIYLDVVLLLLLVWFLNREFEISYRLCFHGNAVAARDKTRVQSMKNQADWLLHNIIPKYVADQLKTTAKYSQNHKSVGIIFASIVNFNELYDESYLGGKEYLRVLNELIGDFDELLERSEYANVEKIKTIGSTFMAASGLNPQVRQQSEHEYTHLFQLVEFALTMHKVIYDFNRDLLGFKLILRIGFNYGDVTAGVIGATKLYYDIWGDAVNIASRMDSTGVAGRIQMASNCLDALSEGYEFEPRGQVYVKGKDNMDVFLLKGKKNVCEA